A segment of the Fibrobacter succinogenes subsp. succinogenes S85 genome:
CAGCACGGTCAAGGATTACGGCCACCGGCCGTAACCCGAAGGGCAACTAGCGAAATGAAATGAGCTAGTTGTCCAATCCGTCTATCTCCTTTAGAGAGCTGTTTTCCTTCTCTTTCCTTCTCCAAACCGTCAAAACACCCATAAATTGGTAATTTTTGGCACTTTTATGGTCAAAAAATGAATTTTTGTAATAAAAATGTATTCTTTTCTAAAAAATATGCTATATTTATTTACGTGAACGTATCAGAGGGGAGCTTTGATTTGTTTGCGCAATTCCAAGCGCCCTTCTATGAATTTAACGAAATAAACTGAGACAATAGGAACCGTAAGGAACGGTTTTGGTGTATTAGGAGTTTATTCAGAAGTCTCTCATTCCAACTCGTAAAATACTGTCGCCCTCCTATCGAGGGCGACTTCCCGTTTATAGGGCTCGCGGGATTTTTATACCCTTTGACGCGGTTTGCTCGAGGGTATAAAAAAAGAACCCAACTTGCGTTGAGTTCTTTTTATACCGCTTGGCGCGGTTACAAAAAAAGTCCAGCTTTCGCTGAACTTTTTTATACCCCCAAGCGGTTTCGAACCGCTGTTGCGGGAATGAAAATCCCGAGTCCTGGGCCACTAGACGATAGGGGCGTTTTGTGTGAGGACAAATATAGGATTTTATAAAATAATGTCAAGGGTGGTTGAATAAAATTTTTTGAGGGGCGTGGGTATAAAAAAAGAACCAACTTTTCAGCTGGTTCCTTTATACCTTTGATAGGTTGAAAAAAAGACTCATCTTTCGATGAGCCTTTTTTATACCTTGTGATGCGGTTTGCTCGAGGGTATAAAAAAAGAACCAACTTTTCAGCTGGTTCCTTTATACCTTTGATAGGTTGAAAAAAAAGACTCGTCTTTCGATGAGCCCTTTTTATACCGCTTTGGGTGGTTGCAAAAAAAGCCAACCTTGCGGTTGACTTTTTTATACCCTTTGACGCGGTTTGCTCAAGGGTATAAAAAAAAGAACCCAACTTGCGTTGAGTTCTTTTTATACCCCCAAGCGGTTTCGAACCGCTGTTGCGGGAATGAAAATCCCGAGTCCTGGGCCACTAGACGATAGGGGCGTTTTGTGTGCGCCAAATATAGATGTTTATAGGAAATTGTCAAGGGCTTTTGTTTGATTTTTTTATTTTTTCTCTCGTGATTCTGAAAAAAAGGCTAAAAAAGATACTTTGGCGAGGCGTTTTGCGCTTTTTGCCGGTGGCTTTACTTGCGAGTGCCGCCGATGCGGCTTTGCTTTGGGGTATCCGTTCATTCATGGATATTCTCCAGGGTAGACCGTTTTTCTCTCTTTCTGCGTGGCTTGTGCTGATGGTCGTCCTTACGGCGCTCCGTTTTGCGTTTTTCGCATGGAAAATGAACATTTCCGAAAAATGGCTTTTGGGCACGGGTTCCCTGGTGATGGGCTGGTTCTTGCATACGCTTCGCTCGCTCTCGCCGCGAGTATTCCATACGCCGGAGGGCGAATCTAAAGTTGAAGCCGCGTACGAATCGACTGTTGTTTTGCAATCGAATGGCGGCGTGTTTTTCCAGGCGGTTCAGGCGGTGCTCCAGCTTTTGGTTTTTTTGCCTGTACTGCTTTATATTTCTTGGCCGCTGACTTTGTTCTTGTTTGTTGTGGTTGTTCCGCTGGTGGGCTGGATGCAGCGCCGCTTACACAAGATGGGTCCTGCTGAAGAACATATCTTGACGGAACGCTCGGATTTTCGTGGCTCGCTTTATCTTGCTCGTAAACTTTTCCGCCGATGGAGTTCGCGTTTTGAACGCAAGGAAATTTCAAATGACTTGATGGCTCAAGTCCGCAATCTCAGGGAAGACGGTCTTGATGTCTCGCTCCGCAAGGGCGTGCTTTCACTGATTACAGAAACGGTGTCGGTCTTGGCGATGGTCTTTGTGCTTGCGTTTTGCGCGCTCCTGATTTCGGAAGGTTGGATGGACGGAACAGGCCTTGTGCTTTTTTGCTCGGCGGTTCTCCTTTGTTATAAGCCTGTGAAGGAATGTGCTCGCGTGATGCCGCAGGCAAGGTCTGCGATGAGTGCACTTAGCGTTTTGGAAAAGTTCGAAACGTTGCCTTCGAAAAAATCGGATTCCAGTTCTGCAGAAAAGGCGTATTCTCCAAATTCAGACAACTTGCAAATTACGCATGGCGACTTTGCGTATGAAGGGGCTTTTGAAACGCTCTTTAGCAATTTTTCGCTTTGTTGGAATACGAAAAAGCCGGTGCTTGTCCGTGGTCGCAATGGTGTTGGCAAGTCGACGCTGTTGCGCTTGATTGCTGGGCTTGAGGAATGGGACTATGGAAAAATTTTAAGTTCGATCCCCTTAAAAAACAACGTGTTTTTTGTCGCTCAAGATTTAGAACTCCCTCCAATTCACTTGTTGCAAAAATTGCTTGCACAAACGAATTCTGCGGCAGTCATCGAATTTGCGCATGCCGCGCGAGTGGATAAAATAATGGCTAAGGAGGGGATGTCGGGCGGAGAACGTGCTCGCGTTGCCTTAGCTTGGGCTCTTGCCTCTGACAGTTCCATGATTTTGCTCGATGAACCGTTTGCATCTGTGGCGCTTGCGGACCGCGAATTGCTTTTGACAGCGTTCCTCGATACGGCTGAACTCTTGCACAAGTGGGTGGTGCTCGTGAGCCACGATGTCCTTTCTCGTGAACTTGAACAACGTTTTAATGTTGTGGAGATGGGCGATGCCTAATGCAGAAAATAAAATTTCTGCGTTCTTGTATCGCTTTCGCGGATACATCTTGGGTTTAATTGCGGTTGCCCTAGTTATAACCCCACCTTGCGTTTTTTCTACTGAAATAAGGTCGGGCGTTTTTTGCATGGACCGTTGCGTTTTGGGCATGTTAATTGCTATCCCGATTTACGTTGTAAGTGCTTTTTTACGAGTGCAGTCGCGGCGCTTTATTGGTGCGCATACTCGTGGACATGTCCATGCCGCAGATACGCTTGTAACTTGCGGCCCTTACGCTCGCGTTAGGCACCCACTCTACATCTCGAATACGGGCTTTGCGTTCGGGGTGGCGTTTTTCCATCTTGGCGTTTCGCTTTGGGTTGTCCCGTTTATGGTTGTTGTTGTTGCGTTTGAAGTTTCGCTTTCGCGAATCGAAGACCGCTTCTTGGAACAAAAATTTGGCGATGTGTGGCGCGATTGGGCTTGTGGTACGCCTGCGTTTTTCCCGCGCTTGGGCCGTCCGAGCGGCTCTTCTTGTGATTCTAAGCACGTTCCAGCGCAAAGAACCTTTTGGCAGGCGTTTTTTGCAGATTCTTCGACATGGCTGTGGCTTTTCTTTTGTAATTTATTATTGATATTGAGGAAAGTGGCGGTTTTCTATGTTTAAGGTATTTGACATTGCGCGTGAGGCTCTCGGATCTGTAGCCAAAGCTGCAGCCAAGGTGCCTGTTATAGAAAATAAGTACCATATGAACGAGCGCTTGCGCGGTCCGTGGCCTAAGGGGCCGTTCCTTTGGATGCATGGCGCAAGTCTTGGCGAATGCAAGATGCTCTTGAATTTGGCGAAGTGCCTCAAGGAAGACTTGCCGAATTGCCCGCGCCTTTTGCTGACAACGCAAAAAGTTGAGGTTGTTTCGTTTATTAAGGAATCGGGGATGGATGTGGTCGCTCACATTGCGCCCGTGGATGCTCCTGCAACGATGAAATCTTTTATTTCGGCTGTGAAACCGCTAGGGCTGATTCTTGCTGAAAATGAACTTTGGCCGGGCTACCTCTCTTCGATGTTGCGTATTTCAACGAGGCCGCCTGTTGCTCTTGTGTCTGGACGGTTCCATCATGCAGTTCCGGGAATGGACTATGCCGCAATAGGCTTTGTGAGTATGCAGACCGGCTCGGATTTGTCGCGTTTCTTCAGTGTTTCTACGCGTGCGAATAATTCGCGAATGATGATCGGTGGCGACTGGAAGCTTTTGCCTTGGGTTCGTTTGAACAAGGCCGTAGCGGCCCCTGAAAATCCGACTGTCGATACGGTATTCATCTCGATGCATGTCCAGGAAATCTCAAGCCTTTGCCGCATGATTCTTTCTTCGATTAAGCGTGGTGAATCCGTGGTGCTGATGCCTCGCCGCTTGTCTGAAGTGGCTGAATTTCGCAAGGCTTTGGTTGGTCGCGATATTGCTGTTATCGATTGGCCCGTGGTTCAGAGCGGCGCTGTTTCGATTGTGAACGAGTTTGGCAAGACGAAGGAAGTGCTTGCTGTTTCTAAAACGGCTGTTGTCGGTGGATCGTTCGCTCGAGGTCTTGGTGTCCATGATTTTTGGGAACCGCTTCAGAGTGGCGTTTCGACCTGCGTCGGACCGTATGCCGAAGGACAAAAAGAAACCGTGGCAACGCTTGTTCGTGAAGGCGTCGTTGCGCAGATTCAATCGGCGGAAGAGTTTTCCAGGCGCAATAAGCCGGATATTCGCCTTGTGCAGACTTTCCTTGCGCATGAGAGTGCTAAAATTAGCGACTCGTATCAGCAACTGCTGGAATTTTTGAAAAATTTGTTAAAGTAAATGAAATTAGGTAAACTATGAAAAAAATCGTTTTAGCAACGCCTCGTGGTTTCTGTGCGGGCGTGGACCGTGCCATTCATGTTGTTGAAAAAGCTATTGAAAAATTTGGTACGCCGATATATGTCCGTCATGAAATTGTTCATAACAAGTTTGTTGTGGATACGCTTAAGGATAAAGGGGTCGTCTTTGTTGATGAGCTGGACCAGGTTCCGGAAGGTTCCGTGGTGATTTTCTCGGCGCATGGTGTTGCTGAACATATTTATGAAGAAGCGAAGGCTCGCAATTTGCAGGTCCTTGATGCGAGCTGCCCGCTGGTGCTCAAGGTGCATTTCAGTGCCAAGCGCCATTACAATGCGGGGCGTCATATCATCTTGATCGGTCATGCGGGCCATGCTGAAGTGGAAGGTACGCTGGGGCAGCTCCCGGAAGGCGCAATCACGCTTATCCGCAATGAAAACGATGCTGAAACGGTGGATGTACCGGCCGACAAGGAACTAGCCTATATCACGCAGACGACGCTTTCTGTAGCCGAAACTCGCAAGATTATCGAGGCTCTTAAGCGCCGTTTCCCGAACATCATTGGACCGGAAGCGGGGGACCTCTGCTATGCGACGGGCAATCGCCAGGCGGCTGTCCTTGAACTTTGTTCCGAGGTTGACATGCTTTTGGTTGTCGGGGCAAAAAATTCTTCAAATTCGTCTCGTTTGATGGAGCTTGGGCTGGAACAGGGCCTTCCGAGTCATCTGATTGCGGACGTGAATGACCTTGATCCGGCATGGTTTGAAGGGATTGATACGGTCGGAATTTCGAGCGGGGCGAGCGCACCGGAAGTGCTGGTTCAGGGCGTTGTGGACTGGCTGAAAGAAAAATTTGCACCGGTTGAAGTTGAAAATCTTGTAAAATTAGTGGAAAATACGAAGTTTAACTTGCCAAAAGCATTGCAAGATTAACTTTAGCCTTGACAGTTCCAGAATTTTTAGCTAAAATTGCTGCCTGTAAAAACAACGGAGTTTAATATGAGCCGCATTTGTGAAGTTACCGGCAAGGCCGGTCTCGTGGGCAACATGGTTTCCCACTCTAACCGTAAGAAGTTGATGAAGCAGCTTCCGAACCTCCAGAAGAAGCGCTTCTACATTCCTGAAGAAGACCGCTGGGTCACGCTCCGCGTTAGCGCTGCTGGTCTCCGCACGATCAACAAGCTTGGCATCCAGGCTGTTGCTCAGGAACTCGGAATCTAATTTCTTAGATTAAAAGTTTAACGAAAGCCGCTATGCTTTGCATGGCGGTCTTTTGTGTATTTATTCCGCGTTGTCGCCTCGGACGGGGTCGCCTTATACGGCGTCGTCGTTTAAAAAAAATACCCCGGCGTTTAGACCGGGGTTGATTGCGTAGGTGAAGTTACTGTCTACTTCCTACTGTCTACCGCCTACTTTCTAATGAACTGCGGGACGCCTTTATACTTGGCCATAGCTTGCATAATGCTACCCATTTCCCATTCCTTCTCCTTGAGACGGCGGCGGAGGAGGGCGACGAACACTTCCATGAGCATTTCGCAGTCGTACACGGAACGGTGCATCTTTTCTTCGTCGATGGTCATCGAGATTTCACCGCGCTTCATGAACATATTTGCCATGAAACCGAGCTTGTGGTTGGCGAGTTCCGGCATGATGGTCTTGGAAATGGCAAGACTATCAACGACGGGGTTGCCCGGTGTGAACTGCGGGTTTTGTTCGTAGGCGGTGCGCAAGAAGCTTGCGTCGAAGTTTGCGTTGTGTGCGAGCAAGATGGAGCCCGGTCCGCAGAATGCGGTGAACTGCTTGAGCGCTTCGCCGACTGGCGGTGCGTTTTCGACCATCTTGTCCGTAATGTGGTTCACGTTTGTTGCTTCGGCGGGGATGAGCATGTTGGGCTTTACGAGCGTGTCAAATTCCGAGATGAGTTTCGGTACGACGCGTCCGTTTTTCACTTCTACAGTGAACTTTACGGCGCCGATTTCAATGATTTCGTCTTTACGGTTGACAAGACCAGTCGTTTCTAAGTCGAATGCGACAAATTTTGGTGGTAGTGCTATCACGGCTGTGTTTCCTTTTTTGAATTATTTTCGGGCAAAAGATACTTAATTTCGATGTCAATTGCTGTCAATGGGAGTGGAATTATGAAATTATCCCATCCATTTAAGCGAAAATGCTTACCATACTTGATGCAGAAAAGCCAAAGAGGGCGGCCACTCGCTTTGGAGAGCCACTGTGAACCTGGTTTTACCTGGAGGGCGGGGCCGTGCGGGCCGTCGAGCGCCATGCCGACAAAGCGGTTGTCCTTGAGCGACTTGAGCAGGTGGCGGACGTTTGTGGCTCCATGTGTGTCGGAACCGCGGGTGACTTCGTAATGGAGCTGTTTGGCCGCCTGGGCGAAAAATTCACCGTCGTTTGATTCCGAGACGAGGATGTGGACGTTCTTGTCTTTGAAGGCGGCGGTGCTTGCAAGCAGGTCCTTGTGCCATAGACCTAAGATGCCCGGTCGAAAGTCTTCGGGTACGCGTAGGCGGATGCGGAGGCTTCTCATCCAGAGTGCGCCGAGCGTCGCGAGCAATTTTGTCTTCGTTTGGCAGAAATTCACAGCTAAAAATTAAAAAATTTCACTTTTTTTGATCTGACCCCTTGTAAGGGTGGTTTAAAATACTTATATTGCGTCTGCAATTATGGCGACGTACCCAAGTTGGTAAGGGGCGAGTCTGCAAAACTCTTATTCGGCGGTTCGAGTCCGCCCGTTGCCTCTCAAAAAGACCTTTCGTGAAAGCGGAAGGTCTTTTTGTTTTCCCGAAAGCTGCGCGTTCAATCAAAAAAAATGCTCGCATGAAGCGAGCATGAATTCTTATGGATTATCTTACTCATACCTCAGAGCGGAGCGACCCCAGAGCGCGGAGCGCGACCTCACTGCCTACTAATCACTAACCACTGTTTACTCCGCCGTAGGCGGCAACGGATTCTTGCGTGGGCGTCCTCGTGGGCGCTTGACCGGCATTTCTGCAGCGGCTTCCGGGTGGAGCGCCTTGTTCTTTGCCATGAGCGCTTCGCGGATTTTCTTCGCGCGTTCTTCGATGCGCTGGCGGGCGAGGTCTGCGGCAGACACGATGACTGTCTTCGGCTTGTCGCCAGGCTTTGCACCGAACGAGCCCTTGAGGACGCGGCCTGAAGGCGGCTTGGGCGGTTCGGAGAGAACGCTCGTGAGTACGCGCTTGGGCGCTGCTGCGGGGGCGGCTTTTTCAATAATCTTCTTGACTTCGGCGTCTTCGACCTTTGGTGCGGCGTTCTTCGCGATTTTCTTTAAGATGCTGTTGATTTCAGCATCGCTTTCGGCTTCGCGGGACTTTGCGTTATCCGGCTTGTTGTACTTTGCCACGAGCGTATTGAACTTTGCGTTTTCGCTCTGTTCTTTGAGTCTTTGACGTTCACGCTTGGACGGTCGCTTGGCGCCGTTGTGCTTTTTGCCGATGAACTTTTTTTCCTTGCTTTCCGAGTTGCGAATGATTTCTTCGTCGGAAAGACCACGCAGTTCGGGCGGAACTTCAGTGATTTGAAGAGCCTCTTTTCTAGTGGAATCAGTCATGATTTCTGGGTCTTTTAGCTGTTTTTAGCTTTGTCAAGGTTTTTTTTGCACTTTTTTTGCAAAAAATTCAGAAAAAAATTAAAAAAATTTGAAAAAAATGTTTGTCAAGGTCTAGAAAAAAAATTCTTTATGGACTATTTTTGGAGTACAATGCTTCGGTTTACACAAGAAATATCTCTCGCTTTGCGCTCTATCGCTAATGAAGAAGAAGCGCATGAAATGTCTAAGAAGGCTAGGGAGCAATTTGAATTTCTCGGAATCAGATTGGTTCCCCGTCGTGAAGTCACATATCCGATTTTCGACAAGTACCCGCCAAAGGACGGGGACGAACTCGTGTCGAGAGTCGAGGACATGTGGGCGCAGCCGTATAGGGAATTCCAGTACGCGGCCTGTGACTACCTGTTCCGTCATCGTGGGCTTCTCGGTGGTCAGCACCTTAATTTTTTGAAAAAACTCATCAAGACCAGAGCCTGGCGCGACACGGTCGATACCCTCGCTTCTTGCGTCTTGGGTGACTTGGCTCTCCGCTTGCCGGCTTTGCGTACGAAGATTGCCTCCTGGATCCGCGACCCGAACATCTGGGTTCGCCGTAGTGCAATCATCTTCCAGGTGCAGTACAAGGACCGCACGGACTGGCCGCTTTTGCGTCAGTTCTGTCTCACTTGCGCAAAGGACGACGACTACTACATCCGCAATGGCATTGGTCGTGCTCTTTCTGAGTATGCACGCATCAACCCGACGGAAGTGCGCCGTTTTGTCCAAGACAACACGTTTGCTGAACAGACCGCCCAGGAAATCCTGCGCCTCATTTAATTGGGACGTTGGTGGGTTGGGCTTTGCGAAGCCTCGGCTTTTAAAGACTCTCGAAAGAGGGTCTTTTTTATTTGCTTTTCTTTTCGGCTTTTGATTTTTCCTTTAGCGGAAAAGCGAATTTGCCTTGAAGGACGCAACCTTTTGCACCGGGGTCGCATTCCTGTTTGCGTTTTTCGCAAAACGTTTCGTTGAGGTATTTACATTCCCAGCTCATAAGAATCTCCTTCTTGAAAGAGGTGGTTGTGCTTGTGGCACTTTTATTAATCTAATCAAAAAGGGGAAGAATAAGCCTATAATTTTGAGCTGAAAATAGTCTATTTAAAACGAAATCGCGGCTCTCGTTTGGAAAGTCGCGATTCTTGCGTTAGTCAAAGTTGAGGGATCGGCGGTAGGGGGTGAAGCCGGCGTTTTTGATGAAAGCTTCGGCCTGCTCGATAGTCGTGAGCCCGTGGTTTTGGAGCACGTTCTCTTCAATCACGATGCTGTTGATGTCATCGGCGCCGGCGTGCAGCCCGAGTTCACCCAGCGAAAGGCCCATGCCGAGGAGCGAAACTTCAATGTGCGGGACGTTGTCGAGGTACAGGCGGCTGAGCGCGAGCAACTTGAGGTATTCATCGCCTCGTACATGGCGAATAGGGAACTTGTCGGTCTGCGGCTGGAACGTCCAGACCACAAAGCTCTTGAATCCGCCCGCGATGTCCTGCGTTTTGCGCACGTATTCCAAATGTTCTATGACTTCTTCGGCGGTTTCGGCACTGCCGATGACGATGTTCGCGCTGCCGGGGAGCCCTTTCTTGTGGCAGGCGGCAAGCGTGTCGCACCACTGCTGTGCGGGGAGCTTCTTGGGACTTAAGATTTGACGCATGCGGTCAGAGAGAATCTCGGCACCTGCGCCTGGGACGGAACTGAGACCTGCATCCTTGAAAATGTCAAGCAGTTCGTCGAGCGTTATCCCGTTGAATTCCGCAATGCGGACAAGTTCAACTGGCGAAAAACCGCGCACCTTGACGCCCAATTCTTGCGTGAGCATCTTGAGGACATCGGTGTAATAGCTGAGCGGAATTTCCTTGTTGACGCCACCTTGCAGAAAAATCTGGTCGGCGCCTTTAGCTTTGGCTTCAAGCGTTTTTTGACGGATTTCGTCCAAACTCAAAACGTACGCTTCGGGGCTGTGGGCGCTGCGGCAAAAACTGCAAAAGCTGCAAGTCACTTCGCACACGTTCGTGTAGTTCACAATGCGGAACGCCGTGTAACCGACGCGGTTCCCGGGGAGCTTTGCCTTACGTACAGTATCGGCCGCTTCGACGACATCTGTCCACGGCGCGTTTTTCAGGATTTCGAGCCCTTCGGCTGGCGTGAGTCGCTCTTGTGCGATAGCTTTGTTTAACAAGGAATTCATTGGTTAAATAATAGAAAAAATAAACCTCATACCTTAAAGGCTCGAAGAGCCGACCTCACACCCCATGCCCTGTTGACTAATTGTCCACGAAACCGCTTCTTTGCTATGTGATAACGTTCACATTTGGGGATATATTATAGTTGGGTTAAGTTAGGAAGAACACTGGTGTGTTCATGCTTGGTTTTGTGGAGCCACGCTGTTGTGTGGCGTATCTCCTTGCATGTATCAAATCAGTTTGGAGGACTTGTCCCTTCGGGATAAAGAGTTAGGAATGATACTAAAGGAGAACAGGTATGAATCATCTCAGTTTGAAGTGTGCTGCAATGGCGCTTGCTTTTGCGGCATCTGCACAGGCCTTTACCGTTACGGGTAAGGTTAGCGACGAAAGCGGCAAGGCTATCGAAAAAGCCTCCGTAGAACTTCTTAAAAACGCACTCAAGACAACGACCGATTCCAAGGGCGAATTCAAGCTCTTCAAGGAAGATTCGACGATTGGCATCCATGCGGTTGCACGTCCGATGCTCGGCTACGTGAGCGTAATGAATGGCGTTCTGTCTTATTCCCAGAGCACAAATGAACCGGTGCGCATCCAGGTTTTTGATGCTGTGGGTTCCCGCGTCTTGAACGAAACCGTTTATGGCACGGGCACGCTTGACATGCAGTCTATCGTGAAATCTCAGGGCTCTTATTTTGCGCGCGTGAGCGTCGGTAGCGCCAAAAGCAATTTCCGCTTTACATCCAATGGCAATTATGGGATTTCGTTTGGCGAAGCTGTGGCTCGCGGCCTCAAGAAAGAAGAGGCTGGCGATGAACTTCGCGTGATTGCTGCGGATTATGACACGCTTACGGTTGCGCTCAGCAACTTAGACACAAACGTTACGCTCAAGCTCAAAAAGACGGTCAAGCAGCCGGAATACGCTTACGGTTGGGGCCTCAAGAACGATCCGGTGCCGACACGTGGTTGCGGCAAGGATACAAAGCTTGACTACAAGTATCGCGGAGACAAGCCGTATATCGAATTCAAGTGGAGCAAGGGTTCGCGTACCGTGCGTCTCGACATCCCGAAGAACTATGACAAGAATAAACCGTACAAACTCATTTTCGGCATGCAGTGCATGGGCGGCTGGGCCGGTGGCGTGCAGGATGAAGGCTACTATGGCCTGAAACCGCTTGATACGGAAAATACCGCTATCTTCGTCGCTCCGGAAGGCAATGGAAACCAGGCCCCGTGGGGTCAGGATGACTACACGCTCTTCGATGAACTCCTTGCATACCTCGAAGGCAACTTCTGCATTGACTCTTCTCGTGTGTTCTCGACCGGCTTTAGCTACGGCTCCATGTTCTCTAACGGACTTTCTTGGAACCATCAGGACGTGCTCCGCGCTGTTGCCGTGTACGAAACTGCTGAACGCAACATTTGGCTCCCGCAGCGCAAGAAGATGGGCATTGGCTGGATGGGCGTGCTCGGCTTGCAGGACAATCTCTGCACTCCGGCAATGGGTCGCTCTGCTCGCGATATCATCTTGGAACTCAACTCCGAAGGTGGCAAGGCCAAGAACGAGCGTGCTCAGGAATATGGTGGCAACGGCCCACATGTGTGCTATGACTACACGACTGTCGAAGAACGCTTCCCTGTTCGCTGGTGCACACAGAATGGCGGCCACATTTGGGACCACAAGGATCCGGGTTCAAACCAGTCCTGGGTACCGAAGACCACTTGGGATTTCTTCAATAAGTTCTAATATCTAAGATTCTTTCCTCCTCACTTAACTCCCGGTTTCGGCCGGGAGTTTTTGCGTAGGAGAAAAATTTGCCGTCCCGTTAGGCTTTTTCTATCTTTGGGCGCATGGAATTCAAGCGCTTTGAAGCTCTGATCGAGATGTTTCCGCAGGTGCAGATTTTTAGCACTGAGGGCGAAGATCTTGATCGAGTCATTACTCATTTTTTGAATCAACGTGAAAATGTCTCCACGATGTCGGAGGCTATGCAACGTAAAATCCAGCAGGCGTTGGCCCCGTTTTTCCAGCAGCGTTTTATCAGCTTGCATGATGCGGAAGCTCCGCTGGTGCGCAACTTGCTTCTGGACAAGAAGTTCTTTTTGCAGACGGACCGCTACATTGACGATATGGCGTGGCCGCTGACCGATCCGGAAAAGCTTGGCGAAGCTTTGAACATTGCTGACCTTGCCGAAGGGATTCTTGACCGCAAGCTGTTGAGTCTTTCGAACGGCGAACTTCGCCGAGTGCTCTTGGCCCGCATGTGGATGGAAAAGCCGGAATGGGTTTATTTCAATGACTTGTTCGGCGGGCTCGATCCGGAATATCGAGCGCATTTGGCTGGCTGTGTGGCAGACCTTGCAAAACGACCCGGCTTGAAAGTCGTGGTGCGCCTCGCTCGCGAAGATGAGCTGCTCCCGGAAATTCCGGCGTTTGTTTATGCGGACAAGACGTTCACGCAGTATGCGGGTGAACTCCCGAAAGCTGCTGCTACCCCGAAGTTCAAAAAAGCCGAGCTTAAGGATTATGAAATCGTTGATCTTAGACGAGAGGCGAAAGACGAGAGACGAGAGTGCGGGAATGACAATAGCGGAGAAATTCTTTTCGACCTTAAGCATGTGAATGTCCGCTTTGGCGATACGGATGTGCTCAAGAATTTGAACTGGACGGTTCGCAAGGGTGAACATTGGGCAGTGATGGGCGAGAACGGTGCTGGCAAGAGTACGCTCCTCGGCATGCTTACCGCTGACCATCCGCAGATTTACAACAACGACATTACGCTCCTCGGTGAACGTCCGGGGCATGGCCTCAACATTTGGGACCACAAGGCAAAACTCGGATTCTTCTCGCCGGAAATGGCGCTCCAGTACCGCGAAGATTTGAGCCTTCTGGATGTGCTTTGCACAGGATTCACACCGAACCTCTGCCGCGCTGAAAACATCACGTGGGAAGAAAAGGCTA
Coding sequences within it:
- a CDS encoding ATP-binding cassette domain-containing protein, with translation MRFLPVALLASAADAALLWGIRSFMDILQGRPFFSLSAWLVLMVVLTALRFAFFAWKMNISEKWLLGTGSLVMGWFLHTLRSLSPRVFHTPEGESKVEAAYESTVVLQSNGGVFFQAVQAVLQLLVFLPVLLYISWPLTLFLFVVVVPLVGWMQRRLHKMGPAEEHILTERSDFRGSLYLARKLFRRWSSRFERKEISNDLMAQVRNLREDGLDVSLRKGVLSLITETVSVLAMVFVLAFCALLISEGWMDGTGLVLFCSAVLLCYKPVKECARVMPQARSAMSALSVLEKFETLPSKKSDSSSAEKAYSPNSDNLQITHGDFAYEGAFETLFSNFSLCWNTKKPVLVRGRNGVGKSTLLRLIAGLEEWDYGKILSSIPLKNNVFFVAQDLELPPIHLLQKLLAQTNSAAVIEFAHAARVDKIMAKEGMSGGERARVALAWALASDSSMILLDEPFASVALADRELLLTAFLDTAELLHKWVVLVSHDVLSRELEQRFNVVEMGDA
- a CDS encoding PolC-type DNA polymerase III → MIALPPKFVAFDLETTGLVNRKDEIIEIGAVKFTVEVKNGRVVPKLISEFDTLVKPNMLIPAEATNVNHITDKMVENAPPVGEALKQFTAFCGPGSILLAHNANFDASFLRTAYEQNPQFTPGNPVVDSLAISKTIMPELANHKLGFMANMFMKRGEISMTIDEEKMHRSVYDCEMLMEVFVALLRRRLKEKEWEMGSIMQAMAKYKGVPQFIRK
- the rpmB gene encoding 50S ribosomal protein L28; translation: MSRICEVTGKAGLVGNMVSHSNRKKLMKQLPNLQKKRFYIPEEDRWVTLRVSAAGLRTINKLGIQAVAQELGI
- a CDS encoding lysophospholipid acyltransferase family protein: MNFCQTKTKLLATLGALWMRSLRIRLRVPEDFRPGILGLWHKDLLASTAAFKDKNVHILVSESNDGEFFAQAAKQLHYEVTRGSDTHGATNVRHLLKSLKDNRFVGMALDGPHGPALQVKPGSQWLSKASGRPLWLFCIKYGKHFRLNGWDNFIIPLPLTAIDIEIKYLLPENNSKKETQP
- the ispH gene encoding 4-hydroxy-3-methylbut-2-enyl diphosphate reductase, which produces MKKIVLATPRGFCAGVDRAIHVVEKAIEKFGTPIYVRHEIVHNKFVVDTLKDKGVVFVDELDQVPEGSVVIFSAHGVAEHIYEEAKARNLQVLDASCPLVLKVHFSAKRHYNAGRHIILIGHAGHAEVEGTLGQLPEGAITLIRNENDAETVDVPADKELAYITQTTLSVAETRKIIEALKRRFPNIIGPEAGDLCYATGNRQAAVLELCSEVDMLLVVGAKNSSNSSRLMELGLEQGLPSHLIADVNDLDPAWFEGIDTVGISSGASAPEVLVQGVVDWLKEKFAPVEVENLVKLVENTKFNLPKALQD
- a CDS encoding DNA alkylation repair protein translates to MLRFTQEISLALRSIANEEEAHEMSKKAREQFEFLGIRLVPRREVTYPIFDKYPPKDGDELVSRVEDMWAQPYREFQYAACDYLFRHRGLLGGQHLNFLKKLIKTRAWRDTVDTLASCVLGDLALRLPALRTKIASWIRDPNIWVRRSAIIFQVQYKDRTDWPLLRQFCLTCAKDDDYYIRNGIGRALSEYARINPTEVRRFVQDNTFAEQTAQEILRLI
- a CDS encoding 3-deoxy-D-manno-octulosonic acid transferase, translated to MFKVFDIAREALGSVAKAAAKVPVIENKYHMNERLRGPWPKGPFLWMHGASLGECKMLLNLAKCLKEDLPNCPRLLLTTQKVEVVSFIKESGMDVVAHIAPVDAPATMKSFISAVKPLGLILAENELWPGYLSSMLRISTRPPVALVSGRFHHAVPGMDYAAIGFVSMQTGSDLSRFFSVSTRANNSRMMIGGDWKLLPWVRLNKAVAAPENPTVDTVFISMHVQEISSLCRMILSSIKRGESVVLMPRRLSEVAEFRKALVGRDIAVIDWPVVQSGAVSIVNEFGKTKEVLAVSKTAVVGGSFARGLGVHDFWEPLQSGVSTCVGPYAEGQKETVATLVREGVVAQIQSAEEFSRRNKPDIRLVQTFLAHESAKISDSYQQLLEFLKNLLK
- a CDS encoding methyltransferase family protein — encoded protein: MLIAIPIYVVSAFLRVQSRRFIGAHTRGHVHAADTLVTCGPYARVRHPLYISNTGFAFGVAFFHLGVSLWVVPFMVVVVAFEVSLSRIEDRFLEQKFGDVWRDWACGTPAFFPRLGRPSGSSCDSKHVPAQRTFWQAFFADSSTWLWLFFCNLLLILRKVAVFYV